Proteins encoded in a region of the Zea mays cultivar B73 chromosome 2, Zm-B73-REFERENCE-NAM-5.0, whole genome shotgun sequence genome:
- the LOC100284891 gene encoding Pre-mRNA-splicing factor 38, whose protein sequence is MANRTDPLAKSIHGTNPQNLVEKIVRSKIYQSTYWKEQCFGLTAETLVDKAMELDHTGGTYGGNRKPTPFLCLALKMLQIQPDKDIVVEFIKNEDYKYVRVLGAFYLRLTGTIADVYQYLEPLYNDYRKIRHKLSDGQFTLTHVDEFIDELLTKDYSCDTAMPRIQKRWVLEASGTLEPRRSALEDDFEEEEEDKEEQPMEIDEPNGRENDNHRGRSLARERDRDWDHDRKHERHNRDKDYDRDRDYDRDYGRGRERHRDRDRERDRNRDRDRDRHRLRDDDYNRNRDRDRERDGRERERRDRDRGRHRSRSRSRDRRDRDREDGEYRRRRGRGSVSPRGRGEDGGPREEPKRKKEKKEKGEGNAPDPNDPEIIEMNKLRASLGLKPLK, encoded by the exons ATGGCTAACCGCACGGACCCCCTCGCGAAGAGCATCCATGGGACGAACCCACAAAACCTGGTGGAGAAGATCGTGCGCTCCAAGATCTATCAGAGCACCTACTGGAAGGAGCAATGCTTCGGCCTCACCGCAGAGACGCTAGTCGACAAGGCCATGGAGCTCGACCACACCGGCGGAACCTACGGCGGCAACCGCAAGCCCACCCCTTTCCTCTGCCTCGCGCTCAAGATGCTGCAGATCCAACCAGACAAGGACATCGTAGTCGAGTTCATCAAGAACGAGGATTACAA GTATGTTCGTGTTCTCGGGGCCTTCTACCTGCGTCTCACTGGCACAATTGCTGACGTCTACCAGTATCTTGAGCCGCTCTACAACGACTACCGCAAGATCAGGCACAAGCTCAGCGATGGAC AGTTCACACTTACCCATGTTGATGAGTTCATTGATGAGTTGCTGACCAAGGATTACTCCTGTGATACAGCCATGCCTCGCATCCAGAAAAG ATGGGTTCTTGAAGCGTCTGGAACTCTGGAACCGAGAAGAAGTGCACTTGAGGACGATTTtgaggaagaagaggaagacaaggaggaacagCCTATGGAAATTGATGAACCGAATGGTCGTGAAAAT GATAATCATCGTGGAAGGAGCCTTGCCAGGGAACGGGATAGGGACTGGGACCATGACAGGAAACATGAAAGGCATAACAG GGACAAAGATTATGATAGAGATCGGGATTATGATAGGGACTATGGGAGAGGGCGGGAAAGACACCGAGATAGAGATCGTGAAAGAGACAGAAACCGGGATAGGGATAGAGACCGTCACCGCCTGCGAGATGATGATTACAATCGCAACAGGGATAGGGACAGGGAGAGGGATGGTAGGGAAAGGGAGCGCCGAGACAGAGACCGTGGCAGGCACAGGAGCCGCTCAAGGAGCAGAGATCGACGGGACAGAGACCGTGAAGATGGAGAGTACCGCAGGAGGCGTGGTCGTGGCAGTGTAAGTCCTCGAGGACGTGGTGAAGACGGTGGCCCAAGAGAGGAACctaagaggaagaaggaaaagaaagagAAGGGTGAAGGAAATGCTCCGGACCCGAATGACCCTGAGATCATAGAAATGAACAAGCTACGGGCCTCACTGGGGTTGAAACCACTAAAGTAG